From the genome of Muricauda sp. SCSIO 64092, one region includes:
- the carB gene encoding carbamoyl-phosphate synthase large subunit, with the protein MPKRDDLKSILIIGSGPIIIGQACEFDYSGSQALRSLREDGIETILINSNPATIMTDPSMADHVYLKPLNTKSIIGILKKHPQIDAVLPTMGGQTALNLCIEADEKGIWEDFGVEIIGVDIDAINITEDREKFRELMLKIGIGMPPQASATSFLKGKEIAQEFGFPLVIRASFTLGGAGASIVYDPKKFDNQLSHALEVSPIHEVMIDKALMGWKEYELELLRDKNDNVVIICTIENMDPMGIHTGDSITVAPAMTLSDRTFQRMRDMAIHMMRSIGDFAGGCNVQFAVSPDEKEDIIAIEINPRVSRSSALASKATGYPIAKIAAKLAIGYSLDELSNQITKSTSALFEPTLDYVIVKIPRWNFDKFEGSDRTLGLQMKSVGEVMGIGRSFQEALHKATQSLEIKRNGLGADGKGYKDYETIIQKLTVPSWDRVFVIYDAIQLGVPLQRIHDITKIDMWFLKQYEELHYLEQEISKYTIATLSRELLLEAKQKGFADRQIAHMLDCYESEVHKKRMELKINRVYKLVDTCAAEFKALTPYYYSTFEEEIETADGKRYVANDSEVTDRKKIVVLGSGPNRIGQGIEFDYCCVHGVLAAAECGYETIMINCNPETVSTDFDTADKLYFEPVFWEHIYDIILHEKPEGVIVQLGGQTALKLAEKLDKYGINIIGTSFKSLDLAEDRGSFSTLLKENDIPYPRFGTAETADEALALADELGFPLLVRPSYVLGGQGMKIVINKDDLEAHVVDLLRKIPNNKLLLDHYLDGAIEAEADAICDGEDIYIIGIMEHIEPCGIHSGDSNATLPPFNLGEFVIQQIRDHTKKIALALNTVGLINIQFAIKDDTVFIIEANPRASRTVPFIAKAYGEPYVNYATKVMLGEKKVKDFDFNPHLEGYAIKQPVFSFNKFPNVNKNLGPEMKSTGESILFIDSLKEDEFYNLYSRRKMYLSK; encoded by the coding sequence ATGCCTAAAAGAGACGACTTAAAATCAATTTTAATTATTGGTTCAGGACCCATTATCATTGGTCAAGCATGTGAATTTGATTATTCAGGTTCGCAGGCCTTACGCTCCTTACGGGAAGATGGTATTGAAACCATTTTGATCAATAGCAATCCGGCCACCATAATGACGGATCCCTCAATGGCCGACCATGTGTATCTAAAGCCGTTAAATACAAAATCGATTATTGGGATTCTCAAAAAGCATCCGCAGATTGATGCCGTGTTACCTACAATGGGGGGACAAACTGCTTTAAATCTATGTATTGAAGCGGATGAAAAGGGCATTTGGGAAGATTTTGGAGTGGAAATCATAGGGGTGGACATAGACGCCATCAACATCACGGAAGACCGGGAAAAGTTCCGCGAATTGATGTTGAAAATTGGTATTGGAATGCCCCCCCAAGCTTCTGCGACCTCATTTCTAAAAGGTAAGGAAATCGCACAGGAGTTTGGTTTTCCTTTGGTCATACGAGCCTCATTTACATTGGGCGGGGCAGGGGCATCCATTGTGTACGATCCCAAAAAGTTTGACAATCAATTGAGCCATGCACTGGAAGTATCCCCCATTCACGAGGTAATGATTGATAAGGCCCTGATGGGCTGGAAGGAATACGAGTTGGAATTGCTTCGGGATAAAAATGATAATGTTGTCATTATCTGTACCATTGAAAATATGGATCCCATGGGTATCCATACCGGTGATTCCATCACTGTGGCCCCCGCCATGACATTGTCGGACAGGACTTTTCAGCGTATGCGGGACATGGCCATCCATATGATGCGCAGCATTGGGGATTTTGCAGGGGGGTGCAACGTGCAGTTTGCGGTAAGCCCGGACGAAAAAGAGGATATCATTGCCATTGAAATCAACCCTAGGGTTTCCAGATCTTCCGCCTTGGCGTCCAAAGCCACGGGATATCCAATTGCCAAGATAGCCGCAAAGCTGGCCATTGGCTATTCTTTGGATGAATTGAGCAATCAGATCACAAAATCCACATCCGCACTATTTGAACCGACATTGGATTATGTCATTGTAAAAATTCCCCGTTGGAATTTTGATAAGTTCGAAGGGTCGGATAGGACCCTGGGACTACAAATGAAATCCGTTGGTGAGGTCATGGGCATTGGGCGTTCCTTCCAGGAAGCATTGCACAAGGCCACGCAATCCCTTGAAATCAAAAGAAATGGACTTGGTGCGGATGGCAAGGGCTACAAGGATTATGAGACCATTATCCAAAAATTGACCGTCCCCAGTTGGGACCGGGTCTTTGTAATTTATGATGCCATACAATTAGGCGTACCCTTGCAACGGATACATGATATCACCAAGATCGATATGTGGTTCTTGAAACAATATGAAGAACTCCATTATTTAGAGCAGGAGATTTCAAAATATACCATAGCCACCCTTTCCAGGGAATTGTTATTGGAAGCCAAACAAAAGGGATTTGCCGATCGCCAGATTGCCCATATGCTGGACTGTTACGAAAGTGAAGTACATAAAAAGCGGATGGAGCTCAAAATCAACAGGGTGTACAAACTGGTGGATACCTGTGCGGCGGAATTTAAGGCGTTGACCCCGTATTATTACTCCACCTTTGAGGAGGAAATCGAAACTGCCGATGGCAAACGTTACGTAGCAAACGATAGCGAAGTCACCGATCGTAAAAAGATAGTTGTGTTGGGATCGGGACCAAATCGGATTGGACAGGGTATTGAGTTCGATTACTGCTGTGTGCACGGAGTATTGGCGGCAGCGGAATGTGGTTATGAAACCATAATGATCAATTGTAATCCGGAAACCGTGTCCACCGATTTTGATACGGCGGATAAGCTTTATTTTGAGCCGGTTTTTTGGGAGCATATCTATGACATCATCCTTCATGAAAAGCCAGAGGGGGTCATTGTGCAATTGGGCGGACAAACGGCGCTCAAATTGGCCGAAAAGCTGGATAAGTATGGAATCAATATTATTGGAACCAGCTTTAAGTCGCTCGATTTGGCAGAGGATAGGGGAAGCTTTTCCACACTGTTGAAGGAAAACGATATTCCCTATCCCAGATTCGGTACGGCGGAAACTGCCGATGAGGCTTTGGCACTTGCGGATGAGTTAGGGTTCCCTTTACTGGTACGTCCTTCTTATGTCTTGGGTGGTCAGGGCATGAAAATTGTAATCAATAAAGACGATTTGGAGGCCCATGTTGTGGACCTATTGCGCAAAATCCCAAACAATAAACTGCTGTTGGACCACTATTTGGATGGTGCCATTGAGGCTGAGGCGGATGCGATTTGTGATGGAGAGGATATTTATATTATTGGGATTATGGAACATATAGAACCCTGCGGTATCCACTCCGGTGATTCCAATGCCACCCTACCTCCATTTAACTTAGGGGAATTTGTTATCCAACAGATACGCGACCATACGAAAAAAATAGCATTGGCATTGAACACCGTAGGTTTGATCAATATTCAGTTTGCGATCAAGGATGATACCGTATTTATCATTGAAGCCAATCCACGTGCATCCAGAACGGTTCCTTTTATTGCCAAAGCCTATGGGGAACCTTATGTGAATTATGCCACCAAAGTAATGTTGGGCGAAAAAAAGGTCAAGGATTTTGATTTTAACCCACATTTGGAAGGCTATGCCATAAAACAGCCTGTTTTCTCTTTCAACAAGTTTCCCAATGTGAACAAGAACTTGGGTCCGGAGATGAAGAGCACGGGAGAAAGTATCTTGTTTATAGACAGTCTAAAGGAAGATGAATTCTATAATTTATATTCAAGGCGGAAGATGTACTTAAGCAAATAA
- a CDS encoding sensor histidine kinase has protein sequence MKRESYNSTNTGLGLKRHLIFWCLLLTCFTLIQFFKDGNEQRMALIFLQNLKRVPAMLVAAYVFNFVWIPRFWKKKRYLVFMIMSGLLFYFTGAFDRMVNVYLYEPIFRKGTFLQESILEIFSDISHMITSYIPALLTATLVMTLTNIVHESNETKRHALELQRDKNRAELNALKAQIHPHFLFNTLNNLYALTVQKSDKAPKMVEALASILDYILYQCNDRFVPLGNEIKLIKDYIALEHLRFGDAIELDCSLDYDKDIHGDVRIAPLLLLSIVENAFKHGASGQLKQPKIWIRLSIAEKTLYFRVKNTKNQDLVNDGMGYTKGIGVTNLRQQLSKLYQQYSFQNNDQKEMYEVELVINTLSAYD, from the coding sequence ATGAAAAGGGAGTCGTACAACAGCACAAATACGGGATTGGGGCTCAAAAGGCATTTAATTTTTTGGTGCCTGCTTTTAACCTGTTTTACCCTGATACAGTTCTTTAAAGATGGGAACGAGCAAAGGATGGCCCTCATTTTTTTGCAGAATCTTAAACGGGTACCTGCGATGCTTGTTGCGGCCTATGTATTCAATTTTGTTTGGATTCCCAGATTTTGGAAAAAGAAGCGGTATTTGGTTTTTATGATCATGTCCGGTCTGCTTTTCTATTTCACTGGGGCCTTTGATCGAATGGTGAATGTTTACCTCTACGAACCCATTTTTAGAAAAGGAACATTTTTGCAAGAATCCATATTGGAGATTTTTAGTGATATATCCCATATGATCACCAGTTATATACCGGCCCTGTTAACGGCAACATTGGTCATGACCTTGACCAATATAGTCCATGAAAGTAACGAGACAAAGCGTCATGCACTGGAGTTACAACGGGATAAAAACAGGGCGGAACTCAATGCACTCAAAGCGCAGATCCATCCGCATTTTTTGTTCAATACCTTGAACAACCTTTATGCCCTCACCGTACAGAAATCGGATAAGGCCCCTAAAATGGTGGAAGCCCTGGCGTCCATTTTGGACTATATTCTGTACCAATGCAACGATAGGTTTGTACCTCTTGGGAATGAAATCAAGCTAATCAAAGACTACATCGCCCTGGAACACTTGCGGTTTGGGGACGCTATTGAACTGGACTGTTCCCTGGACTACGATAAGGATATCCACGGAGATGTAAGGATTGCTCCATTACTGTTACTTTCCATTGTGGAAAATGCCTTTAAACATGGGGCCAGCGGCCAGCTAAAACAACCCAAAATATGGATACGGCTTTCCATAGCGGAAAAAACACTATACTTTAGGGTTAAGAACACCAAAAATCAAGACTTGGTCAATGATGGTATGGGCTATACCAAAGGAATTGGAGTAACCAACCTAAGGCAGCAATTGTCTAAATTGTATCAACAGTACAGTTTTCAAAATAACGATCAAAAGGAGATGTATGAAGTTGAATTGGTCATAAACACCTTATCCGCCTATGATTAA
- a CDS encoding serine hydrolase domain-containing protein, whose amino-acid sequence MKKTRLDKPKRRLLRSIGFIFCIWLGWTIYDHTTWVLFPKDAYPFTTMTVNNAYTTQIQKAEKWMKGVTKRLDVPSFSIAVGHQGNIIWSATEGYAHMKSLTPATPQTQYRVGSTSKAITATGIALLVNKGHIKLDNYLGDTIANWPKKRWNFTTRQLLSHTAGVGNYKDFGIASARYTLCNCHQFTSASEGIKVFNRYPLLYQPGSDFKYSTFDINLASVVLEQAADQPFLEYMQEHVFHPLTMDNTYADHTRRGTQHLATFYETSKGYYREYRTMGILDDANLSYKWAGGGFISTPTDLVKMGNAWLSGPSFLSSAILKEFWSPVQLDDGNINEQEYALGWRSWLAYQSKEILDNTSVWMVHHGGVSKGSMNFLVIFPQYDLVINASMNARAQTFGDFAKEVRRLANYFLTDLPKQPLPLYKEIKAKTFP is encoded by the coding sequence ATGAAAAAGACACGATTGGACAAACCCAAAAGACGACTATTGCGCAGTATAGGTTTTATTTTCTGTATATGGCTTGGTTGGACCATTTATGATCATACCACATGGGTCCTATTTCCCAAGGACGCCTATCCGTTTACCACAATGACGGTCAACAATGCATACACTACCCAAATTCAAAAAGCGGAAAAATGGATGAAAGGAGTGACCAAAAGACTTGATGTCCCTTCCTTTTCCATTGCCGTTGGCCATCAAGGCAACATAATCTGGTCCGCCACTGAGGGATATGCCCATATGAAATCTTTGACCCCCGCAACACCCCAGACCCAATACCGTGTAGGAAGCACTTCAAAGGCCATAACCGCTACCGGAATTGCTTTATTGGTAAATAAGGGGCACATCAAACTGGACAATTATTTAGGTGATACCATTGCCAATTGGCCCAAAAAGAGATGGAATTTTACAACGAGGCAACTGTTGAGCCATACGGCCGGTGTAGGTAACTATAAAGATTTTGGGATTGCTTCGGCAAGGTATACCCTGTGCAATTGCCACCAGTTCACTTCGGCATCGGAGGGCATCAAAGTATTCAATCGCTATCCATTGCTTTACCAACCTGGCAGCGATTTTAAATATTCCACTTTTGACATAAACCTGGCCAGCGTGGTGTTGGAACAGGCTGCTGATCAGCCTTTTTTGGAGTATATGCAAGAACATGTATTCCATCCCTTGACCATGGACAATACCTATGCCGATCATACCCGGCGGGGAACCCAACATTTGGCAACATTCTATGAAACCTCTAAAGGCTATTACAGGGAATATAGAACCATGGGTATATTGGACGATGCTAACCTGAGCTATAAATGGGCCGGTGGGGGATTCATTTCCACTCCAACCGATTTGGTCAAAATGGGAAACGCTTGGTTATCCGGTCCTTCATTTTTATCATCCGCAATCCTAAAGGAGTTTTGGAGCCCAGTGCAATTGGATGATGGCAACATCAATGAACAGGAATATGCCTTGGGCTGGCGTTCCTGGTTAGCCTATCAAAGTAAGGAGATTTTGGACAACACATCTGTTTGGATGGTGCACCACGGGGGAGTGAGTAAGGGATCGATGAATTTTCTGGTGATTTTTCCCCAATATGATTTGGTCATCAATGCCTCCATGAACGCAAGGGCCCAGACCTTTGGTGATTTTGCAAAAGAAGTACGACGACTGGCCAATTACTTTTTAACCGATTTGCCAAAACAACCCTTACCACTCTATAAGGAAATCAAAGCAAAAACTTTTCCATAA
- a CDS encoding ribose-5-phosphate isomerase — protein sequence MPKTEYRIYVIELSKKVFTEHRRFREANPQFNGVLECLYVGMTSKTPKERFLQHKTGFINKRGHSLSSSIVKKYGSYLRPSLYNHIAPLTNREEALRMEERLALELRRKRYAVWYN from the coding sequence ATGCCCAAAACCGAATACCGTATCTATGTTATTGAACTTTCAAAAAAGGTATTTACGGAACATCGCAGATTTCGGGAAGCCAATCCCCAATTTAATGGGGTTTTGGAATGTTTGTATGTTGGAATGACGAGCAAAACACCCAAAGAACGTTTTTTGCAACATAAAACAGGTTTTATCAATAAAAGAGGGCATAGCCTTTCCTCCAGTATCGTCAAAAAATATGGCAGCTACCTGCGGCCCAGTCTCTATAACCATATAGCCCCATTAACCAACAGGGAAGAGGCTTTACGAATGGAAGAGCGTTTGGCTTTGGAACTGCGCAGGAAAAGATATGCGGTTTGGTATAACTGA
- a CDS encoding DUF1080 domain-containing protein: MTKVNSIIKKLIHLFFIFLTVTLYGQRKEIRIPMTAAGWKYNTETVEFVTHRSVAAVRPKAGEDLNIQLKNHQFTDGTIEYDVEFTGRGFPGIGFRSSNDQKYAELFYIRYFGTVDPLSRYTTQYATVIDGVNMWDMTDEYQAAATIYDEGWNHVKLVIHGKQMRVYVNDMDNVALHVPSLEGTGKSGSIYLTGDVIYANLVIKPDAVGDLPEVEGYDPTYSDTRYLKNWLVSAPVDLAFNRDIMKPGIAIDSTLLNDSSWKPLVTERRGMVNLTREYGATENGKRRLVWLKTKIKSDVDQVRKLHLGFSDEIWVFLDGQPLHIDKNYYASPGMKEPRGRCTIENSEIMVPLKKGDNELLLGVAHYFFGWGVTARLDSTDNLKFE; encoded by the coding sequence ATGACAAAAGTTAACAGCATTATCAAAAAGCTTATTCACCTATTCTTCATTTTTCTTACCGTTACTTTATATGGACAGCGAAAAGAAATTAGGATTCCAATGACCGCTGCGGGTTGGAAGTACAATACCGAAACAGTGGAGTTTGTGACCCATAGATCGGTTGCAGCGGTACGCCCAAAAGCTGGGGAGGACCTTAATATTCAACTAAAGAATCACCAATTTACCGATGGCACTATTGAATATGATGTGGAGTTTACAGGAAGAGGGTTTCCAGGCATTGGATTTCGATCGTCCAACGATCAAAAATATGCCGAGCTCTTTTATATACGCTACTTTGGTACTGTAGACCCACTAAGTAGATACACCACCCAATACGCTACGGTAATCGATGGTGTGAACATGTGGGATATGACCGATGAGTATCAAGCTGCGGCCACAATCTATGACGAAGGGTGGAACCATGTAAAACTGGTAATACATGGCAAACAGATGCGGGTCTATGTAAATGACATGGACAACGTTGCCTTACATGTACCCAGTTTGGAAGGCACTGGAAAAAGCGGGAGTATCTACCTGACCGGTGATGTCATCTATGCCAATCTCGTTATAAAACCAGATGCCGTAGGGGATTTACCGGAAGTTGAAGGCTATGACCCTACCTACAGTGACACCCGCTATCTAAAGAATTGGTTGGTATCTGCTCCTGTGGACCTGGCCTTTAATAGGGATATCATGAAACCCGGTATTGCAATCGATAGCACCTTGCTCAATGATTCCAGTTGGAAACCCCTGGTTACCGAACGCCGCGGGATGGTGAACCTTACTCGAGAATATGGGGCTACAGAAAATGGCAAACGACGTTTGGTATGGCTCAAAACCAAGATCAAATCAGACGTAGATCAGGTTCGCAAGCTTCACCTTGGCTTTAGCGATGAAATATGGGTATTCCTGGATGGCCAGCCCCTACATATCGATAAAAACTACTATGCTTCGCCAGGTATGAAGGAACCCAGGGGAAGGTGTACCATAGAAAATAGTGAAATCATGGTACCCCTTAAGAAAGGTGACAATGAATTGCTGTTAGGTGTGGCCCATTACTTTTTTGGCTGGGGAGTCACTGCACGTTTGGATAGTACCGACAACCTGAAATTTGAATAA
- a CDS encoding LytR/AlgR family response regulator transcription factor gives MIKCIVVDDEPLARSLLEGHIAEVPFLEHLGSFKDGVEAIDFLRTTTVDVIFLDIQMPKLTGIDVLKTITSPPKVIFTTAYREYALESYEYEAVDYLLKPVTFTRFFKAVNKLLPLSEDVGSRTHGLPVEHIYVAFNKKRIKVVLDQVLYIESVKDYIRIHLEDKRLVVKEQLGRFAEQLPSHFLRTHRSYVVNTNKITAYTALDVEIGDKEIPIGGKYKEYVFGLLKAMAKRG, from the coding sequence ATGATTAAGTGCATTGTTGTAGATGACGAACCGTTGGCACGTTCCCTATTGGAAGGACACATTGCGGAAGTTCCTTTTTTGGAGCACTTGGGATCTTTCAAGGACGGCGTAGAGGCGATTGATTTTTTACGGACCACCACAGTGGACGTTATTTTTTTGGACATTCAAATGCCCAAGCTTACGGGTATTGATGTCTTAAAGACCATTACAAGTCCTCCCAAGGTGATATTCACCACGGCCTACCGGGAATATGCCCTTGAAAGTTATGAATACGAGGCGGTGGACTATCTTTTAAAACCCGTCACCTTTACCCGTTTTTTTAAGGCGGTGAACAAGCTTCTTCCCCTTTCCGAGGATGTTGGATCTCGGACACACGGACTGCCCGTTGAGCATATTTATGTGGCCTTCAATAAAAAGCGGATTAAAGTAGTGTTGGACCAAGTGCTTTATATTGAAAGTGTAAAGGACTATATCCGTATCCATTTGGAGGACAAAAGACTGGTGGTCAAAGAACAGTTGGGGAGGTTTGCGGAACAATTACCTTCGCATTTTCTTAGAACGCACCGTTCCTATGTGGTGAATACGAACAAGATTACGGCCTATACGGCACTTGATGTAGAAATTGGGGACAAAGAGATTCCCATTGGGGGAAAATACAAGGAATATGTTTTTGGGTTGTTAAAGGCAATGGCCAAAAGGGGGTAA